The following are encoded together in the Humulus lupulus chromosome 5, drHumLupu1.1, whole genome shotgun sequence genome:
- the LOC133779320 gene encoding protein FAR1-RELATED SEQUENCE 5-like: MGKVPITILYDGHWNDNKKFVSYRLTAMLLNDNATFLDALQLLYKELPLKLDCHRHYIRIFVDMNLGENGNNILEVMGDSGMSWYLHMAKSDKEMKYPLIVSFEERPMVELIQKSIENSRLLLESVTDHSSIMDSDLSSKFGTNFEVGSSSNSHGGSSGSSTVLSTNTNNSPTSENVDSIFVDPIGLEDLKVKYFFESKEKLKTALGLISIKKFFEFVTIKSNQTRLVVRCVVPNCEWYMRASKYGNGDFWMVRKYVKDHTCPIDVVLNDHRQATSKLVSDCVTNLLRDDATTCPKKVVAHMLRDYGVHISYFKARMAKEKALEALQGSADESYALLPSYLHALKSSNPGSVVDYQTNDEGRFLYMFMAFGASLEGWKYCRPVISVDGTFLTAKFAGTLFMACAMDANNHIFPIGFGIGDSENDSSWIWFFQRLRGALGSRDNLVIVSDRHRSIENAISTVYPDAEHVLCTYHLLNNLKSALKFKGHDVLFENCSRAYLKIDFEFYMRQMESIKPRIREYLLQVGYEKWARSYSTRRRYTIMTSNISESLNSVWKEARDFPVVALLENLRQKVQNWFDTRRLEAASTFTRLSKWAEDQLVEQNRLGRTMNVYSVGHQIYQVVDGNLEFVVEILKRSCTCRKWDLDEIPCSHACAAIRKANLCHYTYVSDFYMKDVFVSTYNGIIHPVGSQKFWDIPDIVKDHVVLPPIVRRRAGRPKKKRIPSAGEKRRQIKCGRCNENGHNRKRCRNAIHVKMKSMKRL, from the exons atgGGAAAGGTTCCTATTACAATATTGTATGATGGACATTGGAATGATAACAAAAAATTCGTGAGTTATAGGTTGACAGCTATGTTGCTTAACGACAATGCCACATTTTTAGATGCTTTACAACTATTGTATAAAGAGTTGCCTCTAAAGTTGGATTGTCATCGCCACTACATTAGGATTTTTGTTGATATGAACCTTGGAGAGAATGGAAATAATATTTTAGAGGTTATGGGTGATAGTGGTATGAGTTGGTACCTACATATGGCAAAATCTGATAAAGAAATGAAATACCCACTCATTGTAAGTTTTGAGGAGCGTCCAATGGTTGAACTAATTCAAAAGTCCATTGAGAATAGTCGTTTGTTGTTGGAGTCTGTTACTGATCACTCCTCTATAATGGATTCAGATTTGTCTTCAAAGTTTGGCACAAACTTTGAAGTAGGTTCATCGTCAAATTCTCATGGTGGGAGCAGTGGTAGTTCAACTGTTCTAAGTACCAACACGAACAATTCTCCAACTTCAGAAAACGTAGACTCTATATTTGTAGATCCCATTGGATTGGAAGATCTAAAAGTCAAATACTTCTTTGAAAGTAAAGAAAAGTTGAAGACTGCATTAGGGTTGATCTCAATTAAGAAATTTTTTGAATTTGTGACTATTAAGTCTAACCAAACTAGATTGGTTGTCAGATGTGTAGTTCCAAATTGTGAATGGTACATGAGGGCTTCAAAGTATGGAAATGGAGATTTTTGGATGGTAAGGAAGTATGTCAAGGATCATACTTGTCCAATTGATGTTGTGTTAAATGATCATCGTCAAGCTACTAGCAAATTAGTGAGTGATTGTGTAACTAACTTGCTAAGAGATGATGCAACAACATGTCCTAAAAAGGTAGTAGCTCATATGTTGAGAGATTATGGGGTCCATATTAGTTACTTCAAAGCTCGTATGGCAAAGGAAAAAGCATTGGAGGCATTACAAGGATCTGCTGATGAGTCATATGCTCTATTGCCATCATATCTCCATGCTCTAAAGTCTTCTAATCCTG GCTCAGTGGTTGATTATCAAACTAATGATGAAGGCAGATTCTTGTATATGTTCATGGCATTTGGAGCTTCCCTTGAAGGATGGAAGTATTGTAGGCCAGTCATATCAGTTGACGGAACATTTTTAACAGCTAAATTTGCAGGAACATTGTTCATGGCATGTGCCATGGATGCCAATAATCATATATTCCCAATAGGTTTTGGCATCGGAGATTCTGAGAATGATTCTTCTTGGATTTGGTTTTTCCAAAGATTAAGAGGTGCATTAGGATCTCGAGATAATCTGGTTATTGTTTCAGACAGACACAGAAGTATTGAGAATGCAATATCTACTGTGTATCCAGATGCAGAACATGTCTTATGCACCTATCATTTGTTGAACAACCTAAAATCTGCATTGAAGTTCAAGGGCCATGATGTGCTATTTGAGAATTGTTCAAGAGCTTATTTGAAGATTGACTTTGAGTTTTATATGCGCCAAATGGAGTCAATCAAACCAAGAATTCGTGAATATCTTCTTCAAGTTGGATACGAGAAATGGGCTAGATCATATTCTACTAGAAGAAGATACACCATTATGACCTCAAATATATCTGAAAGCTTAAATTCTGTTTGGAAAGAAGCTAGAGACTTTCCTG TTGTAGCTTTATTGGAAAATTTAAGGCAAAAGGTTCAAAATTGGTTTGATACACGTCGTTTGGAAGCAGCAAGCACATTTACAAGGTTGTCAAAATGGGCAGAAGACCAGCTTGTTGAGCAAAATCGTCTAGGTAGAACTATGAAT GTATACTCTGTTGGTCATCAAATTTACCAAGTTGTTGATGGTAACTTAGAATTTGTTGTTGAAATTCTAAAGCGCAGTTGCACTTGTCGCAAGTGGGACTTAGATGAAATCCCTTGCTCGCATGCATGTGCTGCCATAAGAAAAGCAAACTTGTGCCATTATACTTATGTCTCTGACTTTTACATGAAGGATGTTTTTGTGAGCACATATAATGGAATAATCCATCCAGTGGGAAGTCAAAAGTTTTGGGATATTCCTGATATTGTCAAAGATCATGTTGTGCTGCCACCCATTGTAAGGAGAAGAGCTGGCAGACCAAAAAAGAAGAGGATTCCTTCAGCTGGTGAAAAAAGGAGGCAAATCAAGTGTGGTAGGTGCAATGAAAATGGACACAATCGTAAAAGATGTAGAAATGCTATTCATGTGAAGATGAAATCTATGAAGAGGCTGTAA
- the LOC133779321 gene encoding uncharacterized protein LOC133779321: protein MVDNYFVFDDYHWGRVSFDLTFKGLKKAPHRTSDGGNYPVDGCAIALQIFAFEIIGTTHIYANKIGDQIPRITNWSSTEQPTFENISTKVFQAPNVSLFQMIPTDEEMRKSYMVEFRDAEFNEEIQEEAGQSSKAEYNFDISELLKQNEKLLRQNENLLKQNEKILTQNDHLESEINDMKRIIYAIHKKFFEDNLEKNKGNTNVSSARRTTEAQTYDQEEPMEVYLVWVKDESPIMTSPSPLQQEPAEVQIEVEIEEQATTVEGKEQENIEQQVEIEEQSAAIVEQEHQQEQGNIETKFQILVFEEPKELGKRTIKPGIAQKSPYTTKFGSAEGESTRIKRAKPDTPTTPKHSQPSFDLGISPLEAPLLVSPLQAVQQLEEISPFQQVPLLVYPLQAVPPLKQASPFQQASTLEDEENIINHPFTDEIDKPPSLTLCKDFTKWLKEGFDERKGTYVEKEAIDPPFNFVEDVVKHKMWFYDIWSPIKCISDYHMDVVFYYLRKKLRHNNTRCTTMDAICDRYINKAWETYINNPSEQFSWEKKPYAYLLNCANGKKMRIPTPWINVDFIYSPVYIRDMYHWVLVEIVLKSKKIKIYDSMAGKGHKKNVMTAVTAYSMMIPMLLQSINFYKERKNIEEGDFDMEFVEDLEVQQNGTKSLRAEALMSNNSLKDITNQKMRFFREKLAVELYAWGKEKQRRNTDSDTEMVL, encoded by the exons ATGGTggataattattttgtttttgatgaTTATCATTGGGGGAGAGTATCATTTGATCTCACCTTTAAAGGTCTCAAAAAGGCACCACATAGGACGAGTGATGGGGGGAATTATCCTGTTGATGGATGTGCAATTGCCTTACAAATTTTTGCATTTGAGATCATAGGAACTACCCATATCTACGCAAACAAAATAGGAGACCAAATCCCTAGAATAACAAATTGGTCTTCTACTGAGCAACCGACTTTTGAGAACATTTCCACCAAGGTGTTTCAGGCTCCCAAT GTTTCTTTATTTCAAATGATACCAACTGATGAAGAGATGAGGAAAAGCTACATGGTTGAATTCAGAGATGCTGAATTCAATGAGGAAATTCAAGAAGAAGCTGGACAATCTTCTAAAGCTGAGTACAATTTCGACATCAGTGAGCTTCTCAAGCAAAATGAGAAGCTTCTTAGACAAAATGAGAATCTTCTCAAACAAAATGAGAAGATTTTGACACAAAATGATCACTTGGAATCTGAAATAAATGACATGAAGAGGATCATTTATGCCATCCACAAGAAATTTTTTGAAGACAACTTGGAAAAAAACAAAGGCAATACAAATGTGTCATCAGCAAGGAGAACAACAGAGGCACAAACATATGATCAAGAAGAACCAATGGAG GTATATCTAGTTTGGGTTAAG GATGAATCACCAATAATGACCAGCCCATCACCACTGCAACAAGAACCTGCTGAAGTACAAATTGAAGTTGAAATTGAG GAACAAGCAACAACTGTTGAAggaaaagaacaagaaaatattGAACAACAAGTTGAAATTGAG GAACAATCAGCTGCAATTGTAGAACAAGAACATCAACAAGAGCAAGGAAATATAGAAACAAAATTTCAAATTCTG GTTTTTGAAGAACCCAAGGAGCTTGGAAAAAGGACAATAAAACCTGGAATTGCTCAGAAGTCACCATACACTACGAAGTTTGGGTCAGCTGAAGGAGAGAGTACACGTATAAAGAGAGCAAAGCCAGACACTCCCACAACACCAAAACACTCTCAACCTTCTTTTGATTTAGGGATATCACCTTTGGAAGCTCCATTGCTTGTCTCCCCACTTCAAGCAGTCCAACAACTTGAAGAAATCTCACCATTTCAGCAAGTTCCATTGCTTGTCTACCCACTTCAAGCAGTTCCACCACTGAAACAAGCCTCACCATTTCAGCAAGCCTCAACTTTAGAAGatgaagaaaacataataaatcaCCCATTTACAGATGAGATCGACAAACCACCATCACTAACATTATGTAAGGATTTTACAAAGTGGCTGAAAGAAGGTTTCGATGAACGAAAAGG GACATATGTAGAAAAGGAAGCGATTGATCCACCATTTAACTTTGTGGAAGATGTTGTGAAGCACAAAATGTGGTTCTATGATATATGGTCGCCGATAAAATGTATCAGTGATTAT CATATGGATGTTGTGTTCTATTATTTGCGTAAAAAATTAAGACATAATAACACAAGGTGCACAACAATGGATGCCATATGTGATCGCTACATCAACAAAGCTTGGGAGACATATATCAACAATCCAAGCGAACAGTTCTCTTGGGAAAAAAAACCTTATGCTTACCTACTGAATTGTGCAAATGGGAAGAAAATGAGAATTCCTACACCATGGATTAATGTGGACTTTATCTACAGCCCTGTTTACATACGCGATATGTACCATTGGGTGCTTGTTGAAATCGTCTTGAAGAGCAAAAAGATTAAAATATATGATAGCATGGCTGGGAAAGGGCACAAGAAGAATGTCATGACAGCTGTAACTGCATACTCAATGATGATACCCATGCTTCTACAATCTATAAATTTTTACAAGGAAAGGAAAAATATTGAAGAAGGAGATTTTGATATGGAATTTGTGGAAGACTTGGAAGTTCAACAAAATGG TACAAAATCTCTG AGAGCTGAAGCTTTGATGTCGAACAATAGTTTAAAAGATATCACAAACCAAAAAATGCGATTCTTTCGTGAAAAGTTAGCTGTGGAGCTTTATGCTTGGGGAAAGGAAAAACAGAGGAGAAATACTGATAGCGATACAGAAATGGTTTTGTGA